In Scatophagus argus isolate fScaArg1 chromosome 5, fScaArg1.pri, whole genome shotgun sequence, a genomic segment contains:
- the samsn1a gene encoding SAM domain-containing protein SAMSN-1a, giving the protein MLHRAASNVSDKAKSNKPKRSTSFGRFEGLRHHSSQAKPEENGTTMLAEECESLDSNKSAGLGKKMKAISLTMRRKVGKKHAKSFSEETVEDADKDPEAETESVLPAGKNAAKTSNSLESLCSGQSSSSGVTSESNGSGQRDSLRLEEDGSYQGQFCGRARVHTDFVPSPYDTDSLKLKVGDIINIISKPPMGIWTGMLNNKVGNFKFIYVDVLVEKEEEEEAPKIRQQKLCKKPRPKTLLELLERLNLEEYASALLLNGYQTVDDLLHLQEKHLIELNVKDPEHRRRLLAAAEYRYAEGDDVREAEEHKSSHSLQEEDSDCPRDSGCFIPSECSDSKEDAEQHTDAVDS; this is encoded by the exons atgttACACAGAGCAGCCTCCAATGTGTCAGACAAAGCAAAGAGCAACAAGCCAAAG CGCTCCACAAGCTTTGGCAGGTTTGAGGGTCTCAGACATCACTCATCACAAGCCAAACCAGAGGAAAATGGAACAACCATG CTCGCAGAAGAATGTGAGAGTCTGGACTCAAACAAATCAGCAGGACTTGGGAAGAAGATGAAGGCGATTTCACTGACCATGCGCAGAAAAGTGGGCAAGAAACATGCCAAGTCTTTCTCTGAGGAGACA GTTGAGGATGCAGACAAAGATccagaggcagagacagagagtgtccTTCCAGCTGGGAAAAACGCTGCAAAGACAAGCAACTCTTTAGAGAGTCTGTGCAGTGGACAGAGTTCCTCTA GTGGTGTGACCAGTGAGTCTAATGGTTCTGGTCAGAGAGACAGTCTGAGGCTGGAGGAGGACGGCTCCTATCAGGGACAGTTCTGTGGCAGAGCTCGCGTCCACACAGACTTCGTCCCAAGCCCATATGACACAGACTCCCTCAAACTCAAG GTCGGTGACATTATCAACATCATCAGTAAGCCTCCAATGGGCATCTGGACGGGCATGCTAAATAACAAAGTGGGCAACTTCAAGTTCATCTATGTAGATGTTTTagtggagaaagaggaagaagaggaagctcCAAAGATCAGACAACAGAAGCTGTGTAAAAAGCCTCGGCCTAAAACGTTGCTGGAGTTACTGGAGCGACTGAATCTTGAG gagTATGCCTCTGCCTTGTTGCTAAATGGCTACCAGACAGTGGATGACCTGCTGCACCTGCAGGAGAAACATCTGATAGAGCTGAACGTCAAAGATCCGGAGCACAGACGCAGGCTTCTCGCCGCTGCTGAATACCGCTATGCAGAAG GTGATGATGTGAGGGAGGCGGAGGAGCACAAATCCTCCCACAGTCTACAGGAAGAAGACAGTGACTGTCCCAGAGACTCGGGCTGTTTCATCCCATCTGAATGTTCAGACAGCAAGGAGGACgcagagcagcacacagacGCTGTGGATTCTTAA
- the hspa13 gene encoding heat shock 70 kDa protein 13, which produces MSGEISMIGSVILALFLAGYLGQQYLPPPKPKVIGLDLGTTFCSVGVFHPGSGEVEVIADEEGRMSIPSAVSFTTTAVLAGHEAVDLADSSPQNTIYDAKRFIGKIFEPEVLEQESARYPFKVINNNGSAEFLVSTNRTFTVTPEFIGSRLLLKMRKMAERHLGVPIQKAVISVPAEFDERQRNYTVRAASLAGLEILRVINEPTAAAMAYGLHKVDVFNVLVVDLGGGTLDVSLLNKQGGMFLTRAMAGNNKLGGQDFSQRLLQYTTERVRQEFGVPPTLKEDIHHLRQAVEAAKLNLTLQPSVTIKVPLRLNIHESSESPEGSAAAAPVLFQAAVTRELFEELNEDLFQKILAPVETVLAEGHLEKEDVDEIVLVGGSTRIPRIRRLISEYFGKEPNTSVDPDLAVVTGVAIQAGIMGGSWPLQVSAIEIPNRHLRKTNFS; this is translated from the exons ATGTCGGGAGAAATATCAATGATCG GTTCGGTGATCCTGGCCCTGTTCCTGGCTGGCTACCTGGGCCAGCAGTACTTACCTCCCCCCAAACCGAAGGTGATCGGCCTGGACCTGGGCACTACCTTCTGCTCTGTCGGCGTCTTCCACCCGGGCAGcggggaggtggaggtgatAGCAGATGAAGAGGGCAGGATGAGCATCCCCAGCGCCGTCTCATTCACAACAACTGCGGTGCTGGCTGGACATGAAGCCGTGGACCTGGCCGACAGCAGCCCTCAAAACACCATCTACGATGCCAAGAGGTTCATCGGAAAGATATTTGAGCCGGAGGTCCTGGAGCAGGAGAGTGCTCGGTACCCGTTTAAG GTGATTAATAATAATGGAAGTGCAGAGTTCCTGGTCTCCACCAACCGTACCTTCACTGTGACCCCGGAGTTCATCGGCtccaggctgctgctgaaaatgaggAAGATGGCCGAGCGACATCTGGGTGTCCCCATCCAGAAAGCTGTTATCTCGGTGCCCGCAGAGTTTGACGAGAGACAGAGGAACTACACCGTCAGGGCCGCCAGCCTCGCTG GTCTGGAGATCCTGCGTGTGATCAATGAGCCCACAGCTGCAGCCATGGCCTACGGCCTGCACAAGGTGGATGTGTTTAACGTGCTGGTGGTTGACCTCGGGGGCGGAACACTGGATGTTTCTCTGCTCAACAAACAGGGAGGCATGTTCCTCACCAGAGCCATGGCAG GCAATAACAAGCTGGGAGGTCAAGACTTCAGCCAGAGGTTGCTCCAGTACACCACAGAGCGAGTCCGACAAGAGTTTGGCGTCCCGCCCACTCTCAAAGAGGACATCCATCACCTCCGACAGGCTGTGGAAGCTGCGAAGCTCAACCTCACCCTCCAACCCAGCGTCACCATCAAAGTGCCCCTACGCCTTAACATTCACGAGAGCTCTGAGTCACCTGaaggctctgctgctgctgctccggTTCTTTTCCAGGCTGCAGTCACACGCGAGCTCTTTGAAGAGCTCAATGAGGACCTCTTCCAGAAGATCCTGGCTCCAGTTGAGACTGTATTAGCAGAGGGCCACTTGGAGAAAGAGGACGTGGATGAGATTGTTCTGGTTGGAGGGTCCACCAGAATACCGCGGATCAGGAGGCTAATCAGCGAGTACTTTGGGAAGGAGCCCAACACATCTGTAGACCCTGACCTGGCTGTGGTCACGGGTGTGGCCATTCAAGCTGGCATCATGGGTGGCTCCTGGCCCTTACAAGTGAGCGCCATAGAAATCCCCAACAGACACCTGCGCAAGACGAACTTCAGCTAA
- the gdpd5b gene encoding glycerophosphodiester phosphodiesterase domain-containing protein 5, producing MVKHQPLQVYERQLCLSCITGIYGCRWKRYQRSHDDTTKWELLWSLILLLTFCLLLVWFYFWWEAHNDYNEFNWFLYNRSGEWSDGTVPILATTAAGFTYIALLMVLALCHIALGQQLNLHWLHKIGVTAALLTTVVGVISINQTWGQEWDVIPISLQATGPFLHIGALAAVTALSWIVAGQVARAEKTMFQVVVMLLYLSVLLGLYVVPLYISSPCIMDPTTLKQRPDVIGHQGAPMLAPENTLWSFQRALQMNVTGLEADVAISVDGVPFLMHDRTLQRTTDVEKVFPDRQMDDASFFNWTDLRQLNAGQWFLKDDPFWTVHTLSPHEKDLIANQSVCSLEQLLMLASYHNSTVVFRLRRPPPGHPCYHSWINDTLQAVQQSGVPQSLVMWTPDENRAQVRQLAPGLIQASLDKQSPQILHQSSISRLLLRYNQASTQEIRNFSQSSINLTLYTINEPWLYSVLWCSGVSSVSSEAPHILIKVPYPVWLMRPDEYCLMWVSADLISFAAVIGIFIFQKYRMSGMRSYNPEQIMLSAAVRRSSRDLNVMKEKLIFSEVGNGVGSAEELYSDNGYDYYTNQGISQ from the exons TGGGAGCTGCTGTGGTCCCTCATCCTCCTGTTAACCTTCTGCCTGCTGCTGGTCTGGTTCTACTTCTGGTGGGAGGCACATAATGACTACAATGAGTTCAACTG GTTCCTCTACAACCGCTCCGGGGAGTGGAGTGATGGCACTGTTCCCATCTTGGCCACCACTGCTGCTGGCTTCACCTACATTGCACTTTTAATG GTTTTAGCCCTTTGCCATATTGCACTTGGACAACAACTAAATTTGCACTGGCTTCATAAG ATTGGAGTGACTGCTGCTCTCCTCACCACCGTTGTTGGGGTGATATCCATCAATCAAACATGGGGGCAAGAGTGGGATGTCATCCCCATCTCCCTGCAG GCCACAGGTCCGTTCCTGCACATCGGAGCTCTTGCTGCAGTCACAGCGCTGTCATGGATTGTGGCTGGACAGGTCGCTCGTGCAGAAAAAACAA TGTTCCAGGTAGTGGTCATGCTGCTATATCTCAGTGTGTTACTGGGACTCTATGTGGTGCCGCTGTACATCAGCTCCCCCTGCATCATGGACCCCACCACTCTCAAACAGCGCCCTGATGTCATTGGTCACCAGGGAGCCCCCATG cttgCTCCAGAGAACACGCTGTGGTCCTTCCAGAGAGCACTGCAGATGAACGTCACTGGGTTGGAGGCTGACGTGGCTATCAg TGTGGATGGAGTACCTTTCCTGATGCACGACCGCACCCTGCAGAGGACCACAGACGTAGAAAAAGTTTTTCCAGACAGGCAGATGGATGACGCCTCATTCTTCAATTGGACAGACCTACGGCAGCTCAACGCAGGACAGTGGTTCCTCAAG GATGACCCCTTCTGGACAGTGCACACACTGTCCCCCCACGAGAAGGATCTGATCGCCAATCAGAGTGTTTGCAGCCTGGAGCAGCTTCTAATGTTGGCTTCCTATCATAACAGCACAGTGGTTTTCAGGCTGAGGAGACCACCTCCAGGGCACCCCTGCTACCACAGCTGGATCAATGATACACTGCAGGCCGTGCAGCAATCTGGTGTCCCTCAGAGCCTG GTGATGTGGACTCCAGATGAAAACAGAGCTCAGGTGAGGCAGCTGGCCCCTGGGCTGATCCAGGCCTCATTGGACAAACAGAGTCCTCAGATTCTCCATCAGAGTAGCATCAGCAGGCTGCTGCTCAGATACAACCAGGCCAGCACACAGGAAATCAg AAACTTCTCCCAGAGCAGCATCAACCTCACCCTTTACACCATCAACGAGCCCTGGCTGTACTCGGTGCTGTGGTGTAGCGGGGTGTCTTCAGTCTCCTCAGAGGCCCCACATATCCTCATTAAGGTGCCTTACCCCGTCTGGCTCATG AGACCAGATGAATACTGCCTGATGTGGGTGTCTGCAGACCTCATCTCCTTTGCTGCAGTCATAGGAATATTCATTTTCCAGAA GTATCGGATGAGCGGTATGCGCAGCTACAACCCCGAACAGATCATGCTGAGCGCTGCAGTCAGGAGGTCCAGCAGAGACCTCAACGTGATGAAGGAGAAACTTATCTTCTCCG AGGTGGGGAATGGAGTTGGCAGTGCCGAGGAGCTGTATTCAGACAATGGCTATGACTACTACACCAATCAGGGCATCAGCCAGTGA